Genomic segment of Citrus sinensis cultivar Valencia sweet orange chromosome 7, DVS_A1.0, whole genome shotgun sequence:
AAAGCCGGTCAAAAGCTTCCGCGTACATGCCGTTGAGACAACATTTGATTTGCCCTATTTGCTTCATAAAATATCACCAACCAGAACCACCAATTTTTACAGGTATGCAATAAGAGAGAATATTAtgcttattgttatttatcattattattattgttgttgttgttcttgACTCCATTGGCAGCATACAAAATGCAAATCATAAAAATGGAAGAGACACAGACACATTCATTGTCCTTACGCGGCGAGAGGTAGGCGTTTTTTcagatttaatttcttatccTTACAAAATTGTAAAGCCCATAAAAGGTTCAAAACAATTTGTTGAACAAGTATCtttatatattgtattgtGTATTGCCCACcattaattaatgaactttGTTTGATGAGCAGAATATTTATCTTTACGAAAGAAGAGAATTTATTTCTGTTTTAGCTTTTTAGCTGCCATTTGGTTTGATGAGAATATTCTGCGTATTGGCGGTAAGATTTGATAGGTGTGTTGCGGTGTACACATGGTGGGATCCCACTGGGAatcttgtgtttttttttttgaatactgattaatcatcagatgactgcattacacagatatttacaactgctATTTTAGCATatatattacactgatatttacaatcagaaatacatgattgggacttatattattacattgaattctgtgaagtacatgcccagaCAAATAAGCCCTTACAGAAGAGGGATGTCTATACTCCACTCGTATTCACGAGGGAGAGAAagtttttttgaaatattaagcAAATAAGCACGTTAGCCCCCAcaaatgcttttgtgggggcttgaaccgctgccctcacaagcattgtgagggcagcagcccaccaCTCCGACCAAGGCCGAAGTGGCATATTTGATTGTGTTAATATTTGATTGTGGGGATTCTAAGCCATTCTTTGAGGACCTTATTTCAACACCTCAATGCTCTAGATCTAAGAAGGTAactaaagaattttttaaaataaatcatttacgATAGTGTCAAAGTTTACGTACTTACAGTATCTTTGTATCGTtgatttatgttaaatttattaatttttagttagtATTTAAATTAGGGCAATTATGGGTATGTTTGACCCGATTTATAATGTATTTAGACGCTCCTCCAATCTACTTAATTAATCTAACGCTATCTTTAGgtgattttctctttaatatgTAATAGATGAAGAGAGATCCCTTCTCCTATTAATAactcttttttgtttgtgtgGGTAGATTTATTGCCGTCAATTTTAGCAATATATCTCTAGTATGAATCTTTcaagttaaaaacaaaaatggccgagggagtaatttttttttttttaagtatatgTTTAGATTACTTCAATTATGATATATCAAGCAGGTATTGCTAGGCATTAAACTGGACATAGGTCCAGACAAGACTTTCCGAATGCATAATTTGATTTGAaccatatttataaatcatttttaaactcaaattaaCACTAGATCCAAATCTCTCATATACCTACCTGTTAGATCTTGAAGCTTTTGCATGTTTTGACACTTTTAGTGTAGCGGGGTGTGAGTGTCAATTCGGGTCATCCCAATATAAAATTCAGATCCGATCCTAAGAATTTCTAATTGAAGCCATGCATCCTTATCAATCCACTTCTGCTTGTTCTCGACCTCTTGCTTCCAAGAaccaactaattaattaagttctaaatataaatcacatagtattttatttatgataaattgTTAATGTTTCCATTTAAACCACAATTAACACACGGTCAAATAAGGGATTCTATAGAGGCTTACAAGGAAGCCACCCTCACCAGGCATCATATTTTTCTAAGAACATATGCTTGAACTTAAATGGACTATAACTTCACAAATCCAAGTATTAAGCTGTTAGCGGTCAACGCAGACAGATATGCAAATGCAATGGATCGAACGTGTTTAGAAtaggaaaatgaaatgctcGCCCCGCAATCTGCTTCGTTAAAAGCAGTTACGCACAATCAGCTTTTTGAGTGCcaattttgattgatttccAGAGGCCCAAAGTGCTTCTGTCTACACAATAGTTCACTTTCACTGGTTTATGTGATGACTTTCTTTCGGATATGTTGTCTCAAAGGTTCATATCCAAAAGTTAGAAGGTCACGGACGAGAAATGTTGTAAACAGATATAGAGGTGATAAGGTGATCAcgatagaaaattaaaagaataatattggCCGGAGTTACTCTGTTGTAAATTAAGTAAGTTTCATTAGATTTATAGTTGTTTTTATCGTTATTTTGTCTAATTTTTTGGTCCAACATCAGTACTTGATAAACGACAGATTGCAGTTGAGCTGATGCATAATAGTCAGAAGAGCCAATCATGAGACGAAGAGTTATGTAAAAGAGCTGAGGCAGATGTTCAAATCTATTATCTAAATATATTGTAAAGGGATTTAGGATCCTTTCCTAGCTAATTACAGATGCGGTTTTAAACCGATCAATGATGAAAAACTAAATGCATCAAATTCTAAGCTCATTCGGTTTTCGAACTGCCCATAAAAATGTGAGGAAACTACACCGCAAAACTTACCAaatgtgaaattaaaaaaaaaaaattgttctgTAGCCAGTGAGATTTCCAAATTTGTTCAATGGGCATTAAGAAACATGCAATGAGTTGACATGCGTTTGCTTAAAATATATAGGTACCTAGGTGTCAATAAAGCCCTCTTGAATTGGATGGATGTAAGAGAAATCActtaagaaaaatgagaatggTGATGAGTGGACAAGTTTATTCTAGGAATATACCATTCCATTCCCTTAGGTCTTagccatatattttttttttcaattttactttCACGCGACATTCCTATGGCAATGATCATGATTAAATTGACTTTAGTTTATGTTCTTTTCTATATATGTACTTTAGTGTTCTTCCATTGAAGTCAACTTCATTGGTTTTGATTTGGGTAaaatagtgtgtgtgtgtgtgtggatGTGCGTGTTTGATGGTGGGGAATGCACTTAAGTGCTGAAAACTCTATCAGAAGCTGTGCTGTTTTTGTAGATTTTCTGAGAAAAAGTCATGGATTTTGTGCTCAATCATGAAAGCTAGCTACCTATATCTTGGTTATGGCCTGTGGACTGTATAAAACAGATATaggatttttcttaaaaatggCAGCaacttaaatcttaattttatctaaaaactAAGGGTTTGCTTGAAGCCATGGGTATGCAGTCCTGAAAAATgaaggaatatatatatatatatatatatatatatatatatatatatatatatatatatatatatatatattgtttttgggtcttaataaatattttgtttcacttgtTTACATGTTAAAGATACAAAAGTACATGGGGATTCATTATAGTTATATGACTGGCGTTGTATTAAGTGGCCAAAAGTGCTGCTTTGTTTCATTAGTTTCACACTTTCGCTTATTAATTAGTTCACAAGTATGGTCTcattaattgataatataattgctcttttcattttgctttatcgtttttagtaatttattataCTAATTCATTAAAAAGATGAACCTCAAAGGGCACTATATAagtgaaaatttataatcatcattttgattattctaggatatttttatctcttttttatGTCTCGAAactttattgaaagaaaatgttgAGAATGCAATCAATTTGTCTCTCTAaagaaacaataacaataaaatcgGTTACACAAAAAAATAGGAATTAACTTCTATTCATGctactcaaattttgaatttccaaGCCGGATCCCcttaagttacatgcatgtaacttacaaccttctcacatgaatagtgagtAGCCCCACACCattcactattcatgtgagagggttgTAAGTGACATacatgtaacttagcattagcCTTTCCAAGAAGTATAGCCATTTATTGAATGACCTATTGCTAGATATTATCTTATGTGATAGCACTATtaattccatttaatttttcatgcatTTCTTGGAACTCAAAACAATTATTCTCAGCAACATGCGAACGTTATCCTTATCTGTTTCtgtaaatcaaaattcaagtaTGGGGCATGCTTACTACACCAAAAGATTTGTGCCCATGAAACCAAGATGAATGTCCCTCTATATCACACTGTTAAATTGATCTTCACAAGAAATAATTCtctctattaaaaaatatggacATAGATATGATTGATTCTCATTATAGGCACTTCGGTAACAGTATCAAAATACTTATCAACTATACAGCGTcgtaagaaatttaatttgattcaatATCAAGAAtgcagcaatttttttttttttccggtGATATAATGAGAGTCCTCTAAAAGCAACCACAATCCCTGAAAGGGTGTATGTGCTGCAGAATTTGGAAGTCGTTGAAGACtaaaaagtcaaatcatcTGGAAGCATATAATGTGAGAAGGCACAAGGATGTATAAATGGATAACACATATCAATTGCATGTGGTATCATCAACACCACCGGCCATTGACTTTAGTTGACTTGTGGATTGCATGGGGACAACAGATTGCGATATAAGTTTGTGCTCAATCATGGAGGCTACCTATAACTTGGCCATGGACCATAGCTTCTATTTGTCACGTAAATACCATCGAGAGAGGTTGGTTCTTGATGGAATTGTGTATGCTTGTGAATCGAAtgacaattttcaaattgctAGACTTTTGCGATTTGTTTTGAATTGCGGTGATGTGACCTTTTAATTCACTATTGTTTTGAAGTTGTGATATATATCTGCTAAGTTATTGAAGTATTGTTCCTCGAGTGTATGCGTATTATTATGAGTGTTTGAAGTGCTTACatggtaaaaaataaatgagaaaaagtGAAGTCTTATATACTAACAATATATACATGATCAACTGTATAATTCTTACCATGTATAATTCTCATCCAATCAAGTAAATATAACTGTAGGAAGAATCTAACATAGGGTAGCATATATGGAGACatgtcatatttttatattaaggtGAAACCCATAAGTTacataataatcataaaaataaaaaaataaataagcagCAGATCTGTagaattatgaattttttcaGATGAAGTAAAGAATCAAAACATCTTTTAGACGTTttccttaaataaaattatcactttCTTGGtttattctaaataaatatgtaaaacaGATAGTTTACAGGCCACGTGATGACGAACAGCCCAAACAAATAGTAACTTTATGCTTTAGGTGCAGAGCCTGCCTCATCCgcaaatatattaaaaattgacTTGGCCGGGCAAATAGGAGTTTTTCAAATCGATAGGTGTCAGACATGAATTATAAATGTGATATTATTCTCTAGGAATTATGATTAGAAAACATAGCTTAAATGGCAACGAATTTAATATGCAAGCGTCTAAAGTTGTTATTGTTGCAGAACATCTCAAATCAAACCCGCAACTTATAAACTACCTAGAAAGTAAGCTCACGAAGTCAAATAGAATTGGGGTTTCTAGCCATTTACGACCAATGCttcttgtcatttatttatgcGTCCGGGTATTTTGAAGGAAAGCACTCCTTGTGCTCCAATACTACCAATAATGTATTCATTTATCAATGATAAAACTCCTCTGCTAAAGGTCCAAagtatcatttattattgctatgaatattgaaatttaagtataaaataaagcaTAGCATTTTAgaatatgtaataaaaaagGGGATGGTAGCTAGTTTAATGAAGCCATTAAACAAAGTCATATCATTATAGCAAGGAGATGCgatactaaaataatatagaactaaaatatatatgctgTAACATATAATCTTTATACTAGAAAATGGCTAATGACGATGAGTTGAAGCCCGATGTAGCAAATGTCTTAagtcaataaatatatttaactaataaaattagggttttataATAAGTACTCACCCGTTTCCACCCATTATTACCACAAAATCCGGGCCTTTCTTGGGCCTTGTCCAGGCCCGACTTGACGCAATGCAGCACCTAGTTGTTGACTTCGGAAAGTTTTTTATACCATAAAAACAATTCTGAAcactttaattatatatattataaaattatccataATCTGAAgtactattaataataatttattataagtcaatattttaatttctttaaatggGCATATAGTACACTCattatttaacttataattCTCACAccttaaattctaaaatttttattttcaacacTTTAGTTAATATTTAGATAGAGAATGAGAAAATCagttttgagaaaaattttaactacAAAAATACTGTaaaaagacttttttttcctctttttttttttgggcttcTGGCCCGGCCCTCTTATATTGTTGTAAGCACATCAAAAACCGCATTGCAATTGGGTAACTTCGATTTGACGAGCGACTGATGCTGGGTTAGATATTAGAGCATCTCCATAAGATTTTtttcgattttattttttaaatatcaatttatttaataatgtgataaataaatagatagaaaaatataatctcTTCCAAAATACtcattaaataagaataagttaatattattttaattaaatcttttcactattaaattaaattgctgttatatttttgaaaggaaatataaatgataattattacagtcttatctttttaataaataataataaaatattaatagaagagGGAGAAACTCACTCGATAATATTAAAGAGTGAGAAATAAATcttgtttgaaaaatttaaattaacgtgtcttttaaaatatttaatattgatatgactttttaaataagatgtataatttttttttaaaagtgtttTGAAAATACTCTTAATTATGTTTTCGTTCATTTTGACATGAATAATTAAATGGGTTAATAACGGCGTCAAGGAACTTACGGTACCGTATGGTGTATCCAAAGTAAATTTGCAACATGAGGggtttaattgtaaaattcaaaaaacagAAGTGGTTTTTGTGATTTTCATAAAACCAACAGGGGATTTGGCCTTTGGGGTTAATTGGCGACGGTAAGAAGCCAGACTCCGGAGCAGCAATAGATTCTTATTCTTAATCCTTATCCTACACGAAGAtggatttgtttatttatgataatataaataaataaataaaagccaGTCAGGTCTGATAACAATCCCTCGCCGCCTGTTGTAGCAGTTTATGCGGGAGATCTTTATCCTcagatttaattactttgttTTGTATAAGgtaaattttgattctttaacCTGCATGTTTTGCATCTTTTAATTGAGTCTGGTTCTGATCTCTATCTCCTCtgttttacaattaaataagaattataataatttagttaTTCTTGTGTATTCGTCTGCAGTGTTCTGTGTtccctataattttttttggtaatttttgttgttgagtttaatatttttcaatacgCAGCACTCTGTTCTTTAAATTTGATGCAAACATGAATGAATCTGAATGTTGTTACAGAGTTGAAGATTATGGATGAGACTGTGGATTGTATATCGGATCTTCCTATTTTTATCATCCATCATATTATGTCGTTTCTCTCTGCTAAAGAGGCTGCTCGTACTAGTATTTTGTCAAAGAGATGGAGGCAGTTTCAATCTTCATTCCCCATCTTTGATTTTAGTCAACACAACTTTCGTAGGTCAGAAGATGCTTCTCGGTATACCTTGTTCTTTTTGaggaaaaacagaaaattccGTAGAAGTCTTAAGAGATTTATCAGAGTTGTTGACCGTTCCCTGTCTCGCTTCTGCGAACTTAACTTGTCCATGCAGAAACTTAGAATCTTCATAAGTGTTATAGATCTTCAACGTTCGCCTCCACTATTTGATAAATGGATAAGATTGGCCTTAGAGAATGGGTTAAAAGATTTAGATTTTGAGATCATATcagatgaagaaaataatgagGTTTTCACTTACACTTTGCCTCAAACCATCTTTTCTGCCAATTTGCTGACTAGTTTACGTCTAGGCGGTTGTAAGTTTGAGCAGCCCTCTTATGCCATGAGTTTCCATTCTCTCAAAGAGCTTTGTTTAGATAGAATCTATTTAAATGATCAGATGGTGCAAAAGCTTATCTCCGAATGCCATCTCCTTGAAGATTTGTGGCTTGAAAACTGTTCGGGCTTGAAGTTTTTGTGCATCTGTGAAGCTCACAAACTCAAGATTTTGACAATTAGATCAGAGTCGATTGAACTTGAAAGTATTAATATTGTTGTTCCAGGTCTTCAACAGTTAAGCCTTAGATTTACTCTGTCCTGGGGTGGCCCTCGGGTGGTTGACGTGGCTGCATGTCCACTTTTGGAGAAGTTATATTTAACGTCATTCAAGCTTAAAGAAGAAgagtttcataattttatttcaaaatttccctTGCTTAAGGATCTGCTTCTGTGTGGCTGTCTTCTCCTTGAAAGGATTAAGATTTCAAGTAATCAGCTTAAGTACTTGAGTATTAAGTTATGTGAAAATTTGAAGGCAATTGATGTTGATGCTCCCAACTTACTTTCATATAGTTTCCAGAGGAATCCATTTCCCattatatcaataaattcTCGATGTCCCTGGAAGAAAATAGAGTTTACATGTCGCGATGATCTTGACGGTTGTTGGTTCCTTAACTTAAAAGAATTTCTTGGACTATCCAATCAAATTGATGACCTAACGTTAGAACTCAGATTGAGCCAGGTATGTTTATAAGTTCTTTATAAATTGGTTTGATGTTTCCGTTGTGCTTTGTCAATTTTTCCCCCCCTTTTTAACATCGTTCCTAATTGTTTTTGGCTCTTTATTTGCTTGTTGTGGTTTCCCTAGAGCTTATTTAATCTATACGAATTGAGTAGATGCTTTAATTCACTTCCGGTTGGAGTTGGGAGTCTGATGTTATGGATGGATCTTTCGGATGTTTCACCATCAGAGTATGAAATTGTGTTGGATGGCATTTTTTGGATTTGTTACCCAAGGACTTTGTGTTTGTCTACCATGTATGAGGAGCAACACCCATTCATTGTGGTGCGtttattttatgcatttgtttATGATGGTCAACACGTTATCgttgtttaaataatttcactaTATATAAAGGGGGAAGGGAAGAAAGGgaaggaaagaaaaggaaaaatgttaATTCTCATGAAGTTCATGGGAGGTAAGAAAGAAAAGTAGTACTCTGtaaattcattatatttttcattgttGGTGTACCAAATTTGTTCTCAGAAAATGGTTGGATTTGAATTACACAAATTCCAAAAAAGAGTTTATATTTAAGCTCTCATGTTGAAAGTCTGCTAAGTTTTAAACTCTTACTGTAAACAATAAGTAGATGAAAGCTCATGCTTCAATTTGCACTTTGAGGAGAAATGTCCGTTCCCTTTTTTCCCTTCGTTTTCTTGATTAgggattttattggcctagAACTGCTATCAAGTCTGTAAGACAATTGTATTTATGTTAACTGAATTATTTGATGTTTGGTTATGTTGCAGTGGCTTTATGACTACTTGCGAAATCCAGAATTGAAAAATTGCAATTCTGATGATATCAAAAGCTGGCGGTATTATTTAATGGATGCAAAGATTGAGAGCTTCAAACAGTTTGGAGGTCCTATGCTTAATTCTGACGAATTGAATCAATTTATGGATGAATGGCCTAAGTTTCCAGATGGATTTTTGCGGTTACATCTGGATTGGTGCTTTAGTGAGTAAGTGTAATGTAGGCTTTAAAGGGCTGTACAAGTTCACCGTGTCCTACAACTTCAACATAATACagcttcaattaatttttcattatatcaattattttgtttttatttgataaaatcttttattatgAAGTATACTTAAttgagaatattttttttcttttacttatcTTTAATCattgcaaatttttttattgaatgatttttttaaccttttcaATATTATTGCTATAGTGCAGATTTAACACGACTCTGTTCAACAGAGGATCTAAAATAAACGAAGATAGTTTTGTTAGttttttctttgcatttttcaGCATCGTTTGAGTtgcaaccccccccccccccccccccccccctaaCCAAAAAGGGAAAGGACAAGCACACTCCCAACATTTAGGTAAGCACACTCCCAACATTTAGGTAAAGGGACAAAAATTTCTCtaacatttcaaaaaaaaaaatttacaccctaatttattataattttatcattatatccttctagcatataaaaaaataattaaattatttaatttgtatatatattgttaataaaattataaatataccctcattgcctcattcctctatttaaatttttatcaataattatttttcaaaaaagacatctatacacttaaaaaaaattgtaaataaattataattttaaaaataaaattagttattaatatcataataaataacatagaaaATTGGTTATAAATGTACAAGTTTAAATGATTGACATGTGGagaattgttaaatatataagtttaaagtttaaataaaattgattattaataacaaattttatttttaaaattataatttatttacaatttttttaggtgtatagatgtcttttttgaaaattggttattgataaaaatttaaatagaggaattGGGCAATGAgagtatatttaatttttttttataatatccaatttgtctatttacaaatttattaacaatatatagacaaattggattatttaataaaaatttatatgctagaagggtataatggtaaaattataataaattggggtgtaaatatcttttttgaaACGTTAGAGAGATTTTTGTCTaacttataatataattttttttatatgatagtaaaatttgaaatattcttATTGAATCCATATGTGACTGTCAttgataagtttttttttaaaaaaaaacaaaaacttgggGTTAAGAAAATAGTCAATAAAATCAACTCAAAAGCTTGATTGAAATATCCCCATATCATCAAATGAAATTCACAATAACTTTTGGGCACAGTAGATAAAAGAATTATTGGCAATGAATGGAGTAATCCGAAGGTTCCAATTTCAACTTCtgtttaacaaaaaatgacCATTCGATTTCAATCGTCCATTTATGCTACTGCTACCTTTAGcaccaattaaaaaatgatgctGCTTTTCCTTTTGCCTTCCCCACTTTTCTTCCCATTtgtaagcaaaaaaaataaaaataaaaaataacccctttttgaatttcaacaaTCTTTTGATCATATATATTGTGCTTGGGAGAGGAATAAAATTGGAACATTCCTATTGTGctcttttctttcaattttcaagtGATTGCTAACGTACTTACAGTGCTTTTTGACATTATTAAAgtgcattttaataattaagcatttttcacatattttattaaatgaataacatttaattacaaattgattacagaaaataatgaaagcaAAGAATTACATGAAATAATACTTCATTCTCCAACAATTGGTGTCGAGTGCTTCAtgaaaaaccaattttttttttttttttgggacaaagGCAATTCTTAGACTTTGcttgtagtttttaattaaaaaaattgaaaaagaaaaataaaaattgttggtCGTTTGGTTTACAATCGTACAAGTGTTGTGCTTAAGGTGTTGTTTAGGTCATCTTAAAGTTCTAAATACAGACTAATAAAAAGAGCTTATCTTAGAAGCTGAATTGCAAAAGCACTTTCCAAAGTTTAGTCAgacaactaaaattaaattaaattataaattaaaaaaaaaactcttttgcTTATTCCAGAAACCATTCGAAACACAATTACAGAAGCACTTTTCAATCATATTCTGCATGATTAAGGGTTACggtaaacaatatatatataaatgtaataGAATAATTCATTTCTTTACTCATAACCCTTCTAAGCAAGTAAAAGCCAAGAATCAATTTTTCCAAAGTACTTTTTCGAAGCTTTCTCTAGTAAACTAGCTCTACACCATAAAGTCTTCAACACTCATCATTCTATTTatggaatgaaaatttttcccaAGTCCATGAAAACAATAGAAATTAGAgcataaaaaagtaattaaattttaatcaatttttcaatatacAATTTTTGGTAACTTAATCATATTGTGTTTCtggttaatttattattaattaatcgtattgtttttaattaattgttaattgttaaacacttatatatcttaattgttaatttttaattaatcttatctttaattttattaattattaaacacTTATATATTGGTTTATAAACTTTTGTATAAAGTGATAACGTGATAtatctaataaattagttttaCAATGGTTTAAGCTATTTAGAAAGGTAATTAATTACTTCCAAAATAAAAGTATCTTAGTGCTTCCTTAGTAGGATTGGTGCAACCAAGATTAGAGTTCATCAATTTGACAATTTGACTGCAATGGGTCCAAATTATGACTTAACACAGACCAAGATATGATATTCTTTCAAGTTCTCCTGATCCTCATTTATTCTGTAGGGACAAGCTGATTAAGCAAATTTAtcttacaaaaattaaagcaattgaaagttaattttaatgataggTTTTGTAAGAAAAAACTTGCCTCATGTTAATAATCAATTGGTCATACCCACATGGGATATTGTGTATAATATTAAAGATCTACCCTtctcgaaaaaaaaaaaacaatccaCCCACTTGATATCACAATCTCACCTTCAAGTTTGGTTTGATACTTGCCAATtgggtatttttataagaCCATGAAGTGATTAATGCATAGTTGCTTTACGGAAAGTGCTTATTTTAAAAGAGTTTTTGGGCAGGGAACGTGCTTAATGAAAATGGCATATCGCGCCTCtcttatttgttaatttatgtcAGGCTCAAGGGCAAGTGAAGAATGAcgataaataaagtttgagATTTGGTAGGTTAGTGCCTAATTGTTAAGTTCATTTTCTGAGACACATCACATCATCAACTC
This window contains:
- the LOC102622096 gene encoding putative F-box/FBD/LRR-repeat protein At5g22670 isoform X3 yields the protein MDETVDCISDLPIFIIHHIMSFLSAKEAARTSILSKRWRQFQSSFPIFDFSQHNFRRSEDASRYTLFFLRKNRKFRRSLKRFIRVVDRSLSRFCELNLSMQKLRIFISVIDLQRSPPLFDKWIRLALENGLKDLDFEIISDEENNEVFTYTLPQTIFSANLLTSLRLGGCKFEQPSYAMSFHSLKELCLDRIYLNDQMVQKLISECHLLEDLWLENCSGLKFLCICEAHKLKILTIRSESIELESINIVVPGLQQLSLRFTLSWGGPRVVDVAACPLLEKLYLTSFKLKEEEFHNFISKFPLLKDLLLCGCLLLERIKISSNQLKYLSIKLCENLKAIDVDAPNLLSYSFQRNPFPIISINSRCPWKKIEFTCRDDLDGCWFLNLKEFLGLSNQIDDLTLELRLSQSLFNLYELSRCFNSLPVGVGSLMLWMDLSDVSPSEYEIVLDGIFWICYPRTLCLSTMYEEQHPFIVWLYDYLRNPELKNCNSDDIKSWRYYLMDAKIESFKQFGGPMLNSDELNQFMDEWPKFPDGFLRLHLDWCFSE
- the LOC102622096 gene encoding F-box/LRR-repeat protein At3g59190-like isoform X5, whose amino-acid sequence is MDETVDCISDLPIFIIHHIMSFLSAKEAARTSILSKRWRQFQSSFPIFDFSQHNFRRSEDASRYTLFFLRKNRKFRRSLKRFIRVVDRSLSRFCELNLSMQKLRIFISVIDLQRSPPLFDKWIRLALENGLKDLDFEIISDEENNEVFTYTLPQTIFSANLLTSLRLGGCKFEQPSYAMSFHSLKELCLDRIYLNDQMVQKLISECHLLEDLWLENCSGLKFLCICEAHKLKILTIRSESIELESINIVVPGLQQLSLRFTLSWGGPRVVDVAACPLLEKLYLTSFKLKEEEFHNFISKFPLLKDLLLCGCLLLERIKISSNQLKYLSIKLCENLKAIDVDAPNLLSYSFQRNPFPIISINSRCPWKKIEFTCRDDLDGCWFLNLKEFLGLSNQIDDLTLELRLSQWLYDYLRNPELKNCNSDDIKSWRYYLMDAKIESFKQFGGPMLNSDELNQFMDEWPKFPDGFLRLHLDWCFSE